The following coding sequences lie in one uncultured Bacteroides sp. genomic window:
- a CDS encoding transposase, translating to MVLLEQNRQQSAQLQQQSAQIERLSVQTAILTDTVRSLEESLLQKKGDIQVLTGKNRGLGKLLSNKSEKIVPQIKEEDKVEEKPRPSLKERGNNNAKRKEYFDLKTIIDEVYPNDPGFDKEKSKIISYVDSIRYEYIPPQFVKHIYRQYNCLFNEKMYTAKAPRTPLQNSNYDGSFMAGILQLRYIYSMPVERIIKLFGEQGFELNKATAHSLIKKSAWMLDRLDEVLRKTILEDSYLCMDESYYTVLTPEKNEKGKGVRKGYIWAALANQKKLIQYFYEKGSRSREVLTNYIGEEYKGAIQSDGLIDYKILETDEYPDIIRLSCFQHCKRKFLDIEADKDATQIIDVINKLYRKEHKIGKHWKPDRILEYRKKYAPPILKELKRKLLKIQ from the coding sequence ATGGTTCTGCTGGAGCAAAATAGGCAGCAGTCTGCACAACTTCAGCAGCAGTCTGCGCAGATAGAAAGGCTATCTGTACAGACTGCTATTCTAACCGATACGGTCCGTTCATTGGAAGAATCCCTTCTTCAGAAGAAAGGCGACATACAAGTGCTGACCGGTAAGAACCGGGGACTGGGCAAACTCTTGTCCAACAAATCAGAAAAGATAGTTCCTCAAATCAAAGAGGAGGATAAAGTGGAAGAAAAGCCTCGTCCGTCACTGAAAGAACGTGGTAACAACAACGCCAAACGTAAAGAGTATTTTGATCTGAAAACCATTATTGATGAGGTTTACCCCAATGATCCCGGCTTTGATAAGGAAAAATCCAAAATCATTAGTTATGTGGATTCTATCCGGTATGAATACATCCCACCTCAGTTTGTCAAACACATCTACCGACAGTACAACTGTTTGTTTAATGAGAAGATGTATACCGCAAAAGCGCCAAGAACTCCGCTGCAGAACTCTAACTACGACGGTTCTTTCATGGCTGGAATACTACAACTCAGATACATTTACTCCATGCCCGTTGAACGAATCATCAAATTGTTTGGCGAGCAGGGATTTGAATTGAACAAAGCTACAGCTCACTCCCTGATTAAGAAATCCGCCTGGATGCTGGATCGTTTGGATGAAGTCTTAAGAAAAACGATTCTTGAGGACAGTTACCTTTGTATGGATGAAAGCTACTATACCGTACTGACTCCAGAGAAAAACGAAAAAGGGAAAGGTGTTCGCAAAGGCTATATATGGGCAGCTCTTGCAAATCAAAAGAAACTCATACAATACTTTTATGAAAAGGGTTCCCGCTCACGCGAAGTTCTGACCAATTATATCGGGGAAGAGTACAAAGGAGCCATCCAATCGGACGGACTTATAGATTATAAAATCCTTGAAACTGATGAATATCCCGATATAATAAGACTTTCCTGCTTTCAACACTGCAAGCGTAAGTTCCTGGATATTGAAGCAGATAAGGATGCCACTCAAATAATAGATGTGATCAATAAGCTTTATAGGAAAGAGCATAAAATAGGGAAGCACTGGAAACCCGACAGGATATTAGAATACAGAAAAAAGTATGCCCCACCCATATTAAAGGAACTCAAAAGAAAACTCTTAAAAATACAA
- the tnpB gene encoding IS66 family insertion sequence element accessory protein TnpB (TnpB, as the term is used for proteins encoded by IS66 family insertion elements, is considered an accessory protein, since TnpC, encoded by a neighboring gene, is a DDE family transposase.) produces MFALTESMSYFLCPHYVDMRKGIYSLYQLVKSDMKRNPLSGEVFLFVGKNRESIKILHWENGGFVLYQKKLERGTFEIPRFNPSSGQYEMKWTTFVLIMEGVCIRSVKYRKRFYADLIR; encoded by the coding sequence ATGTTTGCACTTACAGAATCCATGAGCTACTTTCTCTGTCCTCACTATGTGGACATGCGAAAAGGCATCTACTCTTTGTACCAGTTGGTAAAGTCAGACATGAAACGGAACCCGCTATCGGGAGAGGTTTTTCTGTTTGTAGGTAAGAACAGAGAGTCAATCAAGATCCTACACTGGGAGAACGGAGGTTTTGTTTTATATCAGAAGAAACTTGAAAGAGGCACTTTTGAGATACCCCGTTTTAATCCTTCCAGTGGTCAGTATGAGATGAAATGGACGACGTTCGTTCTGATAATGGAGGGCGTCTGCATCCGTTCCGTAAAGTACAGGAAACGATTCTATGCAGATTTAATACGTTGA
- a CDS encoding sugar phosphate nucleotidyltransferase: MKPTLFVLAAGMGSRYGGLKQLDGLGPNGETIMDYSIYDAIRGGFGKLVFVIRETFEKDFREKIIKKYENHIPVELVFQDLNDLPAGFKCPEGREKPWGTNHAVLMGKNVINEPFAVINADDFYGKDSFAVLGKALTEMEGKKNGYCMVGYRVGNTLSESGSVARGVCATDEKGNLTTVVERTAIERIDGKVQFKDENGEMVVIGDNTPVSMNMWGFTPDYFKYSEDFFINFLKENIDNLKCEYFIPLMVNELINNGTASVKVLDTTSKWFGVTYADDRQSVVDKIQSLVDAGEYPAKLF; encoded by the coding sequence ATGAAACCAACATTATTTGTACTTGCTGCCGGTATGGGCAGTCGTTATGGCGGTCTGAAACAATTAGACGGTCTGGGTCCCAACGGTGAAACAATTATGGACTACTCTATTTACGATGCAATCCGTGGAGGATTCGGTAAACTAGTCTTTGTAATCCGTGAAACTTTTGAAAAAGATTTCCGCGAAAAGATTATCAAAAAATATGAAAATCATATTCCGGTAGAATTGGTATTTCAGGATCTGAATGATCTCCCTGCAGGATTCAAATGTCCTGAAGGCAGAGAAAAACCATGGGGAACAAATCACGCTGTACTGATGGGTAAGAATGTGATCAACGAACCTTTTGCTGTAATTAATGCCGATGACTTTTACGGAAAAGACAGTTTTGCCGTATTGGGCAAGGCTCTTACAGAAATGGAAGGAAAGAAGAATGGATATTGCATGGTAGGCTACCGTGTAGGTAACACTCTTTCTGAAAGTGGTAGTGTGGCTCGTGGTGTTTGTGCAACAGACGAGAAGGGTAATCTTACTACTGTAGTAGAACGTACAGCTATCGAACGTATCGATGGAAAAGTACAGTTTAAAGATGAAAACGGTGAGATGGTTGTCATTGGTGACAATACTCCTGTTTCAATGAACATGTGGGGATTCACTCCTGACTATTTCAAGTATTCTGAGGATTTCTTTATCAACTTCCTGAAAGAAAATATTGATAATCTGAAGTGCGAGTACTTTATCCCATTGATGGTTAACGAACTTATCAACAACGGAACTGCAAGCGTGAAAGTACTTGATACAACATCTAAATGGTTTGGTGTAACTTATGCTGACGACCGTCAGTCTGTAGTAGACAAGATTCAGTCATTGGTTGATGCAGGTGAATATCCAGCTAAATTGTTCTAA
- a CDS encoding BamA/TamA family outer membrane protein, giving the protein MKTKLYLLLLFITACSTTRNLPEDETLYTGMKKTVVENRDISLAGDEALDEVNAALAAAPNNSLLGSSSVRYPFPFGLWMYNAFYPCKKGLGHWMFNRLASTPVLISTVNPEVRVKVARNLLRDYGYFNGQVSYELIPGKKRQAKLKYKIDMQQPYLLDTIIYTHYSSRTDSLLQQRLVDKVLHKGDHFSVLKLDEERQRLSGLLRNAGYYYFRPELIIFLADTIQRSGRVSLKITPKAGLPTQILRSWNIGKRNIILNGFNGETPTDSLNYKDLTIFYQGKLRVRPLVLYNRFKLMPGELYSQRKQLRTLENMNRLGIFKYTEMQFIPRDTTASNNLLDVWMNAAYDLPLDGELELNVTSKSNDQAGPGAAFTLSKRNVFGGGENFTVKLKGSYEWQTNAPVAGSSSVVNSYELGVSATLAIPRLVLPGMGYKELTYPATTTFRLYADQLNRARYFKLLSFGGNATYDFQSSRVSRHSVTPFKLTFNVLQYTTQRFDSVTNANPALYLSLKNQFIPAMNYTYTYDDAVVRSKRNHIWWETSVTSAGNITSGIYRLFGRSFNEEKKLLGNPFAQFLKLTSEVRYTYKINARQFLVSRLSGGILYAYGNSEVAPYNEQFYIGGANSLRAFTIRSLGPGSYRPDASKTYSYMDQTGNFKLEANIEYRFNLLGNLNGAIFLDAGNIWLLKKDEFRPGGQFNLSRLGKDIALGTGAGLRYDFSYLVIRLDAGIGLHAPYTTYKTGYYNIPTFKDGLGIHLAIGYPF; this is encoded by the coding sequence ATGAAAACGAAACTTTATCTGTTACTATTGTTCATTACCGCATGCTCTACCACCCGTAATTTACCAGAGGATGAAACTCTTTATACGGGCATGAAGAAAACGGTGGTGGAGAATCGTGATATCTCATTGGCAGGTGATGAGGCTTTAGATGAAGTGAATGCTGCATTGGCAGCTGCTCCCAATAATTCTCTTTTAGGAAGTTCTTCTGTTCGGTATCCTTTTCCTTTCGGGCTGTGGATGTATAATGCTTTTTATCCCTGTAAAAAGGGATTGGGTCACTGGATGTTCAATCGTTTAGCTTCGACTCCGGTGCTGATTTCTACCGTTAATCCCGAAGTCAGGGTAAAGGTGGCACGAAACCTGTTACGGGATTATGGATACTTCAACGGACAAGTCTCTTACGAGCTGATTCCCGGGAAGAAACGTCAGGCAAAACTGAAGTATAAAATAGACATGCAGCAACCTTATTTGCTGGATACTATTATCTATACCCATTACAGTTCACGTACAGACAGCTTGCTACAGCAACGGCTGGTTGATAAAGTGCTTCATAAAGGCGACCATTTCAGCGTTTTAAAACTCGATGAGGAGCGGCAGCGGTTGAGCGGATTGCTTCGCAATGCGGGTTACTACTATTTCCGGCCCGAACTGATTATCTTTTTGGCCGATACCATTCAGCGGTCGGGGCGGGTAAGTCTGAAAATAACCCCTAAAGCTGGTCTGCCAACACAGATCCTTCGTTCATGGAACATCGGAAAAAGAAACATCATTCTGAATGGCTTTAATGGAGAAACTCCTACGGATTCTCTGAATTATAAAGATTTGACAATTTTTTACCAGGGCAAATTGCGTGTTCGTCCGCTGGTACTGTACAACCGTTTTAAATTAATGCCGGGAGAGCTTTACTCACAGCGAAAGCAATTGCGGACACTGGAAAATATGAATCGTCTGGGTATTTTTAAATATACCGAGATGCAGTTTATCCCCCGCGATACAACGGCAAGTAATAATCTGCTCGATGTGTGGATGAACGCGGCTTATGACCTGCCGCTCGACGGAGAACTGGAATTGAATGTGACTTCTAAATCTAACGATCAGGCAGGTCCGGGAGCTGCATTTACCCTATCCAAACGAAATGTTTTTGGAGGAGGAGAGAACTTTACGGTAAAACTCAAGGGTAGCTATGAATGGCAAACCAATGCTCCGGTAGCTGGAAGCAGTTCCGTGGTGAACTCCTATGAACTTGGTGTGTCTGCTACACTTGCCATTCCCCGGTTAGTGTTGCCCGGTATGGGATATAAAGAGTTAACTTATCCGGCTACAACCACTTTCCGTTTATATGCCGATCAGCTGAATCGTGCGCGTTACTTCAAACTCTTGTCTTTTGGAGGAAACGCTACGTATGATTTTCAGTCTTCCCGGGTGAGTCGCCATTCAGTGACACCATTTAAACTTACTTTTAATGTGCTGCAATACACTACACAACGCTTTGATTCTGTTACAAATGCTAATCCTGCTCTCTATCTCAGTCTGAAGAATCAGTTTATTCCCGCCATGAACTACACTTATACGTATGATGATGCAGTTGTGAGAAGCAAACGAAATCATATTTGGTGGGAAACATCCGTTACTTCTGCAGGGAATATAACTTCCGGCATTTACCGGCTGTTTGGGAGAAGCTTTAATGAAGAAAAAAAACTGCTGGGTAATCCTTTTGCACAATTTCTGAAACTAACTTCTGAAGTTAGGTATACATATAAAATCAATGCCCGTCAATTCCTTGTAAGCCGGTTGTCGGGTGGAATTCTTTATGCGTATGGCAATTCGGAAGTGGCACCGTACAACGAACAATTCTATATTGGAGGAGCTAACAGTCTGAGGGCATTTACCATTCGTTCGCTGGGACCTGGAAGTTACCGTCCTGATGCAAGCAAGACATATTCGTACATGGATCAGACTGGTAATTTTAAACTGGAGGCCAACATAGAATATCGTTTCAATCTTTTGGGGAATCTTAATGGGGCAATCTTTCTGGATGCCGGAAATATCTGGCTGCTGAAGAAAGATGAGTTTCGTCCCGGCGGACAATTTAACCTATCCCGGCTGGGGAAAGATATAGCCCTGGGCACCGGAGCCGGATTGCGTTATGATTTCTCCTATTTAGTTATCCGTCTGGATGCCGGAATAGGGCTTCATGCTCCTTATACTACCTATAAAACAGGGTATTACAACATACCAACATTCAAGGATGGTTTGGGTATTCACCTTGCTATTGGCTATCCGTTTTAA